Proteins encoded together in one Acidobacteriota bacterium window:
- a CDS encoding HDIG domain-containing metalloprotein, whose translation MTSKPPSASATTTTRASGARTQRVGTGRGQRPSGLRRWTSRARDGWAALLEMPAVWVVLTLALGTLVLLPEGLFFNPRIAAGSLAGRDYVAPQDLEILDSQATEEKRLRAQEEVLPVYDFDPRLRGEVDAQFGRLFAEGRIEGVEPPSREILAEASGLEVGPAQRRLLIDEGFSEDLEDRVRSLLGEVHRRKVVNNRARLLGNTARGVTVRNLESSLEVTERNLFETLGSGDELRDFLAAEVRNWPGLTASQRRDLGELLADNLSSNLASNRVETESRQRAAREQVEPLFTRVRKGQVIVRKGDAVDESQAAAIASFSGRRSLGEKLLPVFGTVFLLTLAALVLWLGMGRERVASHSRSRAFGEVLLTLLLSLLGAKLAFVVAAALGSSIERAPFDSIESYVFAVPFAAAALIAGLLFGRPVALLSSLVFSILVSRLAVGEPLAVVIFSLAGSLAAVFGLEQVQIKQRLIMVRIGLLVGVVNVGAVLLLRALSDSPLGAADLAFRLLCAFAGGLLVTAVASFAIPILESLLGITTDIKLIELSNTNLPLLRRLAFEAPGSFQHSLMVANLAKVGCEAVGADANLAYAAGLYHDVGKVFRPEYFVENQRPGHNRHDKLAPSMSALILINHVKEGVELAREHHLPQVIIDAIEQHHGTRLIKFFFNRALERCDPTTGSVREEKYRYPGPKPQDKVMGVLMLADAVEAASRTLVDPSPAKVRGLIRTLIEDVLSDGQLDCTDLTLADLRQVAEAFQRVLTNIFHRRIDYPGFDFNAPPKRERKAAEVRAS comes from the coding sequence GTGACCTCGAAACCTCCGTCAGCGAGCGCCACCACCACGACGCGGGCTAGCGGTGCGCGCACCCAGCGGGTCGGCACCGGCCGCGGCCAGCGACCGTCCGGCCTGCGGCGCTGGACCTCGCGCGCCCGCGACGGCTGGGCGGCGCTCCTCGAGATGCCCGCCGTCTGGGTCGTCCTGACTCTCGCCTTGGGCACCCTCGTGCTGCTACCGGAGGGTTTGTTCTTCAATCCTCGCATCGCCGCCGGCTCCCTCGCCGGTCGCGACTACGTCGCCCCTCAGGATCTCGAGATCCTCGACTCCCAGGCCACCGAGGAGAAGCGCCTGCGGGCCCAGGAAGAGGTGCTGCCGGTCTACGACTTCGACCCCCGTCTGCGGGGCGAGGTCGACGCCCAGTTCGGGCGCCTCTTCGCCGAGGGTCGGATCGAAGGCGTCGAGCCGCCGAGCCGGGAGATCCTCGCCGAGGCCAGCGGCCTCGAGGTCGGGCCGGCGCAGCGCCGGCTGTTGATCGACGAAGGATTCTCGGAGGATCTCGAAGATCGGGTGCGGAGTCTGCTGGGAGAGGTGCACCGGCGGAAGGTGGTCAACAACCGCGCCCGGCTGCTCGGCAACACCGCCCGCGGCGTCACCGTGCGCAACCTCGAGTCGAGTCTCGAAGTCACCGAGCGCAACCTTTTCGAGACCCTCGGCTCCGGCGACGAGCTGCGCGATTTCCTCGCCGCCGAAGTCCGCAACTGGCCCGGCTTGACGGCCTCCCAGCGGCGCGACCTGGGGGAGCTGCTGGCCGACAATTTGTCGTCCAACCTGGCGAGCAACCGGGTCGAGACGGAGAGCCGCCAGCGCGCCGCCCGGGAGCAGGTCGAGCCGCTCTTCACGCGCGTGCGCAAGGGCCAGGTGATCGTTCGCAAGGGCGATGCCGTGGACGAATCCCAGGCCGCCGCCATCGCCAGCTTCTCCGGACGACGCTCGCTGGGCGAGAAGCTGCTGCCGGTCTTCGGCACGGTCTTCCTGCTCACCCTGGCGGCGCTGGTGCTGTGGCTCGGCATGGGACGCGAGCGGGTGGCGAGCCACAGCCGCAGCCGGGCCTTCGGTGAGGTCCTGCTGACGCTGCTGTTGTCGTTGCTCGGTGCCAAGCTCGCTTTCGTCGTCGCCGCCGCCCTCGGCAGCTCTATCGAGCGGGCACCCTTCGACTCGATCGAGTCCTATGTCTTCGCCGTGCCCTTCGCCGCCGCCGCCCTGATCGCAGGGTTGTTGTTCGGCCGGCCGGTGGCGCTGCTGTCGTCGTTGGTGTTCTCGATCCTGGTCAGTCGTCTCGCCGTCGGCGAGCCCTTGGCGGTGGTGATCTTCAGCCTGGCGGGCTCCCTGGCGGCGGTCTTCGGTCTCGAGCAGGTGCAGATCAAGCAGCGCCTGATCATGGTGCGGATCGGGCTTCTGGTGGGTGTGGTCAACGTCGGCGCCGTGCTGTTGCTGCGTGCCCTGTCGGACAGTCCCCTCGGTGCCGCCGATCTCGCCTTCCGGCTGCTCTGTGCCTTCGCCGGCGGTCTGCTGGTGACGGCGGTGGCGAGCTTCGCCATTCCGATCCTCGAGTCGCTGCTCGGGATCACCACCGATATCAAGCTGATCGAGCTGTCGAACACCAACCTGCCGTTGCTCCGGCGCCTGGCCTTCGAGGCCCCGGGGAGCTTCCAGCATTCGCTGATGGTGGCCAATCTCGCCAAGGTCGGTTGCGAGGCCGTCGGCGCCGATGCCAACCTCGCCTACGCCGCCGGTCTCTACCACGACGTCGGCAAGGTCTTTCGCCCCGAGTACTTCGTCGAGAACCAGCGGCCCGGCCACAACCGGCACGACAAGCTGGCGCCGTCGATGAGTGCCTTGATCCTGATCAACCACGTCAAGGAAGGGGTCGAGCTGGCCCGCGAGCACCACCTGCCGCAGGTCATCATCGACGCCATCGAGCAGCATCACGGCACCCGCCTGATCAAGTTCTTCTTCAACCGTGCCCTCGAGCGCTGCGATCCGACGACGGGATCGGTGCGCGAGGAGAAGTACCGCTATCCGGGGCCCAAACCTCAGGACAAGGTGATGGGAGTGCTGATGCTGGCGGACGCCGTCGAGGCCGCCAGTCGAACCCTGGTGGATCCCAGCCCGGCGAAGGTCCGCGGCCTGATCCGGACCCTGATCGAAGACGTCTTGAGCGACGGCCAGCTCGACTGCACCGACCTCACCCTGGCCGATCTGCGTCAGGTCGCCGAAGCCTTCCAGCGGGTGTTGACCAACATCTTCCATCGCCGCATCGACTACCCGGGCTTCGATTTCAACGCTCCGCCCAAGCGCGAACGCAAGGCGGCCGAGGTGCGCGCTTCTTGA
- the ybeY gene encoding rRNA maturation RNase YbeY produces MRPDHALDLVVHNPNRYPEISVAELRRWLSRLVGEVEPAAASLGVRFSGDRLMRQANRRFRGRDKTTDVLSFPGEETPEGRHLGDILISLPTARRQATAHGHSIARELRVLLIHGLLHCQGHDHEADDGTMERLEAALRRRWLEAAP; encoded by the coding sequence TTGAGGCCCGATCACGCACTGGACCTGGTGGTCCACAATCCCAACCGCTATCCAGAAATTTCGGTGGCGGAGCTGCGCCGCTGGCTGAGTCGCCTGGTGGGGGAGGTCGAGCCCGCGGCGGCGAGCCTCGGCGTGAGGTTTTCCGGCGATCGCCTGATGCGGCAGGCCAACCGCCGCTTTCGCGGCCGCGACAAGACCACCGATGTGCTGTCCTTTCCCGGCGAAGAGACGCCCGAAGGCCGTCATCTGGGAGATATCTTGATTTCGCTGCCGACCGCCCGGCGTCAGGCCACGGCTCATGGACACTCGATCGCTCGCGAGCTCAGGGTGCTGTTGATCCACGGCCTGCTGCACTGCCAGGGGCACGACCACGAGGCCGACGACGGCACCATGGAGCGCCTCGAGGCGGCGTTGCGCCGCCGCTGGCTGGAGGCGGCTCCGTGA
- a CDS encoding hemolysin family protein: MLVLAAVAAALLVVAASAVSALLERSGPVRLRLWAEEAEGRLLRLHGQRERFNAFRMVLSLLAKVAPLVLMAALVALGLVAGHGQDDVVLVAAALTLLWLTLSELLNRLLVDRFAETALRRATLLYRALYWLGWPLVLMVAPWLPESTANGGDEDEDDASSEEIEAFIDFGKREGILEPEEEKMVWGIVDLGETQVKSVMTPRIDITCSPADADLGELAELFLSSGHSRIPLYEDSIDQIVGILHLRDALRGLRAEQAVTPSSLAKAPFIIPETKRLDELLKEMQAEAQQVAIVVDEYGGTAGLVTVEDLLEEIVGEISDEHEVEEPENEILADGSWRLDGRTHVEELAELLDREIEEGPFETLGGLILSALGAVPEQGQELVAQGLRLTVEAVENRRIQTVRVEPVDDEEEAEDD, encoded by the coding sequence ATGCTGGTGCTGGCGGCGGTCGCGGCGGCCTTGCTGGTGGTTGCCGCCTCGGCGGTCTCGGCGCTCCTCGAGCGCAGCGGTCCGGTTCGCCTTCGCCTGTGGGCGGAGGAGGCCGAAGGCCGACTGCTGCGCCTCCACGGCCAGCGCGAACGCTTCAATGCCTTTCGCATGGTGCTCAGCCTGCTCGCCAAGGTCGCCCCGCTGGTGTTGATGGCGGCCCTCGTCGCCCTCGGCCTCGTCGCCGGCCATGGTCAGGACGACGTAGTGCTGGTGGCGGCGGCCTTGACCCTGCTCTGGCTCACCCTCTCGGAGCTGCTCAACCGGCTGCTGGTGGACCGCTTCGCGGAGACCGCCCTGCGGCGCGCCACCTTGCTCTACCGGGCCCTTTACTGGCTGGGCTGGCCGCTGGTGCTGATGGTCGCACCCTGGTTGCCGGAGAGCACTGCCAATGGCGGCGACGAAGACGAAGACGATGCTTCGAGCGAGGAGATCGAGGCCTTCATCGATTTCGGCAAGCGCGAGGGCATTCTCGAGCCCGAAGAAGAGAAGATGGTGTGGGGCATCGTCGACCTGGGGGAGACCCAGGTGAAGAGCGTGATGACGCCTCGCATCGACATCACCTGCTCGCCGGCCGATGCCGATCTCGGGGAGCTCGCCGAGCTCTTCCTGTCCTCCGGCCACTCGCGGATTCCGCTGTACGAAGACTCGATCGACCAAATCGTCGGGATCCTCCATCTGCGCGATGCGCTGCGCGGGCTGCGCGCTGAACAGGCGGTGACGCCGAGTAGCTTGGCCAAGGCGCCCTTCATCATCCCCGAGACCAAACGCCTCGACGAGCTCCTCAAGGAAATGCAGGCGGAGGCCCAACAGGTGGCCATCGTGGTCGACGAGTACGGCGGCACCGCGGGATTGGTGACGGTGGAGGATCTCCTCGAAGAGATCGTCGGCGAGATCTCCGACGAGCACGAGGTGGAAGAGCCGGAGAACGAGATCCTCGCCGACGGTAGCTGGCGGCTGGACGGCCGCACCCATGTCGAGGAGCTCGCCGAGCTGCTCGATCGCGAGATCGAGGAGGGACCCTTCGAGACCCTCGGAGGATTGATTCTGTCGGCCCTCGGCGCGGTGCCGGAACAGGGCCAAGAGCTGGTGGCACAGGGGCTGCGACTGACCGTCGAGGCGGTCGAGAACCGCCGGATTCAGACGGTGCGAGTCGAGCCGGTGGACGACGAAGAGGAAGCGGAAGATGACTGA
- the era gene encoding GTPase Era, translating into MTEGVKKAGTVALVGRPNAGKSTLMNQLIREKVAIVSDKPQTTRHRLVGILNDERGQIVFHDTPGVHKPLHRMNRQMVSVAMDALNGADIVCLLVDASTSHGSGEQQLLETVLRAESPKLVILNKIDLVNKGRLLPRMELYAEAGDFQEIVPISALTGDGREVLLDLLFDLLPPGEPLYDPELLTVHPDRFLVAERIREKVLEHTRDELPFTTAVLLDAWQEEGAGLVRIFASILVERPGQKKILIGRQGSMIKKVGTAARKDLEELLGRRVYLDLQVKHEPDWRENRRILGDLERDLWADLG; encoded by the coding sequence ATGACTGAGGGCGTCAAGAAAGCGGGGACGGTAGCGTTGGTGGGGCGGCCCAACGCCGGCAAGTCGACGCTGATGAATCAACTCATTCGGGAGAAGGTGGCGATCGTTTCGGACAAGCCTCAGACGACGCGCCATCGCCTGGTCGGGATCCTCAACGACGAGCGCGGTCAGATCGTGTTTCACGACACGCCCGGCGTGCACAAGCCGCTGCACCGCATGAATCGTCAGATGGTGAGCGTTGCCATGGATGCCCTCAACGGCGCCGACATCGTCTGCCTGCTGGTCGATGCCAGCACCTCCCACGGCTCCGGCGAGCAGCAGCTCCTGGAGACGGTGCTGCGGGCCGAAAGCCCCAAGCTGGTGATCCTCAACAAGATCGATCTGGTCAACAAGGGGCGCCTGTTGCCGCGCATGGAGCTCTATGCCGAGGCCGGCGACTTCCAGGAGATCGTTCCGATCAGCGCCCTCACCGGCGATGGCCGGGAGGTGCTGCTCGATCTGCTGTTCGACCTGCTACCGCCTGGCGAGCCGCTCTACGATCCCGAGCTCTTGACGGTCCATCCGGACCGCTTCCTGGTGGCCGAGCGCATCCGCGAAAAGGTCCTCGAGCACACCCGCGACGAGCTGCCCTTCACCACCGCGGTCTTGCTCGATGCCTGGCAAGAGGAGGGCGCCGGCCTGGTGCGGATCTTCGCCTCCATTCTGGTCGAGAGGCCAGGGCAGAAAAAGATCCTGATCGGTCGCCAGGGCAGCATGATCAAAAAGGTCGGTACCGCCGCCCGCAAAGACCTCGAAGAGCTCCTCGGGCGGCGGGTCTACCTCGACCTCCAGGTCAAGCACGAGCCCGACTGGCGCGAAAACCGCCGCATCCTCGGCGACCTAGAGCGCGACCTTTGGGCCGACCTGGGTTAG
- a CDS encoding FAD-dependent monooxygenase translates to MLLADPTAKVIRGATSKWPATARRRGLQGSGAGASTAVIVGGGPAGLLAALALEGRFERRIVIERGQPSCAAEAPALLFAGCMAPLEDLCPGLPAELVAAGAVPFDASGDFRWTQRGRTAGGYRTGIEVLAVSRRLLSQVLRRRLDGQPAVEFHRGSEVVGLDLDDCRDCIRGVFLRPLDSYGARNSGSDETWIGADLVVDAGGHRGQSPEWLRHLGLPMPEERVLGRQIAVTIQVFRWRRPEQAPSAALLVDAPGGSSALYPIEEGRWVAMVGARSGFDSRFDPGLAIEQGALAQSLRHGEALGAARSWRSVRPSRLDFGGGMGRAASGPAGFVALGASLAAFDPLFDPGFSVSVATALALRRHTGEDYRLLRPARWWRRAQPAIRRATRAAAIRDLDPAEGQGQRLLRRALAQAVRRPALGARVFRVWQLVDRPAGLLLPALYGSLLEAARG, encoded by the coding sequence GTGCTGCTAGCCGATCCCACTGCCAAGGTGATTCGCGGTGCGACCTCGAAGTGGCCGGCCACCGCCCGGCGTCGCGGGCTCCAGGGATCTGGCGCAGGGGCTTCGACGGCGGTCATCGTTGGCGGTGGACCGGCCGGCTTGCTCGCGGCTCTCGCCCTCGAGGGCCGCTTCGAGCGCCGCATCGTGATCGAGCGGGGACAGCCGTCCTGCGCCGCAGAGGCGCCGGCGTTGCTGTTCGCGGGCTGTATGGCGCCGCTCGAAGATCTCTGTCCCGGTCTGCCGGCGGAGCTGGTCGCTGCCGGTGCGGTGCCTTTCGATGCCAGCGGTGACTTCCGCTGGACTCAGCGAGGCCGAACGGCCGGTGGCTATCGCACGGGCATCGAGGTCTTGGCGGTGAGCCGGCGGCTGCTGTCGCAGGTTCTGCGTCGGCGACTGGACGGGCAGCCGGCGGTGGAGTTCCATCGCGGCTCCGAGGTCGTCGGCCTCGACCTGGATGACTGCCGAGACTGTATTCGCGGCGTCTTCCTGCGCCCTCTGGACAGCTACGGGGCGCGCAATAGCGGCAGCGACGAGACCTGGATCGGTGCCGATCTGGTGGTCGATGCTGGCGGTCACCGTGGGCAGTCGCCGGAGTGGTTGCGGCACCTCGGTTTGCCGATGCCCGAGGAGAGAGTCCTCGGGCGGCAGATCGCCGTGACCATTCAGGTGTTCCGCTGGCGCCGGCCGGAGCAGGCTCCCTCGGCGGCGTTGTTGGTCGATGCCCCGGGAGGCTCGTCGGCCCTCTATCCGATCGAGGAGGGGCGATGGGTCGCCATGGTCGGGGCGCGCTCGGGCTTCGATTCGCGCTTCGACCCCGGCCTCGCCATCGAGCAGGGGGCGTTGGCTCAGTCCTTACGTCATGGCGAGGCGTTGGGCGCGGCGAGATCCTGGCGCAGCGTTCGGCCGTCGAGGTTGGACTTCGGGGGCGGCATGGGCCGCGCCGCCAGCGGCCCCGCTGGATTCGTGGCACTGGGAGCTTCACTGGCGGCCTTCGATCCCCTGTTCGATCCCGGTTTCAGCGTTTCCGTCGCCACCGCGCTGGCTCTGCGCCGGCACACCGGAGAGGACTACCGGCTGCTCCGGCCGGCCCGCTGGTGGCGGCGAGCGCAGCCGGCGATTCGTCGCGCCACTCGCGCTGCCGCCATCCGCGATCTCGATCCAGCCGAGGGGCAGGGGCAACGGCTGCTGCGCCGAGCCCTCGCTCAGGCGGTGCGCCGGCCGGCCTTGGGGGCGCGGGTCTTCCGGGTCTGGCAGCTGGTCGATCGGCCCGCGGGACTGCTCCTACCGGCACTCTACGGCTCCCTCTTGGAGGCCGCTCGCGGCTGA
- a CDS encoding glutamine--tRNA ligase/YqeY domain fusion protein gives MTDRPLDFIRSGITSDLAADKNDGRVVTRFPPEPNGYLHIGHAKSICLNFGIAEEFPGAVCHLRFDDTNPSTEDPEYVESIQRDIRWLGFDWHDKLFFASDYFELLYRHAVHLIEAGLAYVDGLSEDEIRDYRGTVTEPGRPSPDRDRPIAENLDLFARMRAGEFADGTYTLRAKIDMAAANMKMRDPLLYRIRHHHHYRTGSEWCIYPMYDFAHCLSDEQEGITHSLCTLEFENNRDIYDWVLDHSRTRYRPVQIEFARLFMNYTVLSKRKLLQLVQDGHVSGWDDPRMPTLSGYRRRGYTASAIRAFCDRIGVAKSNSVVDVAQLEHAIRDDLNPTAPRVMAVLDPLKVVITNFPEGEVDELDAPSFPHDVAAEGSRPVPFSRQLFIERADFAEDPPKGFHRLAPGREVRLRYAYLVRCDEVIKDPDSGEVIELRCSYDPASRGGTAPDGRKVRGTIHWVSAPHSLPAEIRVYDRLFKVEQPGSGGVDFKQHLNPDSLEIVSAARIEPSLATAAAGDRFQFERHGYFYLEPESSRPGAPVFNRIVPLRDSWAKAKGQAPAKAKSRPKKPFPAPAAAASEKTWTAAEQAAITAYREQHGLATASAEVLVAEPSAARLFADALAVANFPQPVANWVINEALAAVKESDSSLDGRDVGEIVAMLEKGTITGRAAKQVFAAVVAGKGRPAEIVAREGLAQIDDREALAEVVAEILAGRPAEVEAFRGGKQALFGFFVGQVMQATKGAANPGLVRELLTESLSRP, from the coding sequence GTGACTGACCGCCCACTCGATTTCATCCGCTCCGGCATCACCAGCGACCTCGCCGCCGACAAGAACGACGGCCGGGTCGTCACTCGCTTTCCACCGGAGCCGAACGGCTACCTCCACATCGGCCACGCCAAGTCGATCTGCCTCAATTTCGGCATCGCCGAGGAGTTCCCGGGAGCCGTCTGCCACCTGCGGTTCGACGACACCAATCCCAGTACTGAAGATCCCGAGTACGTCGAGTCGATCCAGCGCGACATCCGCTGGCTGGGCTTCGACTGGCACGACAAGCTGTTCTTCGCCTCGGACTACTTCGAGCTCCTCTACCGGCACGCGGTCCACCTGATCGAGGCGGGCCTCGCCTACGTCGACGGTCTCTCCGAGGACGAGATCCGCGACTACCGCGGCACCGTCACCGAGCCCGGCCGGCCGAGCCCGGACCGCGATCGCCCGATCGCCGAGAACCTCGATCTCTTCGCCCGCATGCGCGCCGGCGAGTTCGCCGACGGCACTTACACGTTGCGAGCCAAGATCGACATGGCGGCGGCCAACATGAAGATGCGCGACCCGCTCCTCTACCGCATCCGCCATCACCACCACTACCGCACCGGCTCCGAGTGGTGCATCTACCCGATGTACGACTTCGCTCACTGCCTTTCCGATGAGCAGGAGGGCATCACCCACTCCCTCTGCACCCTCGAGTTCGAAAACAACCGCGATATCTACGATTGGGTGCTCGACCACAGCCGCACCCGCTACCGCCCGGTGCAGATCGAGTTCGCCCGCCTGTTCATGAACTACACCGTGCTCAGCAAGCGCAAGCTGCTGCAGCTCGTCCAGGACGGCCATGTCTCGGGCTGGGACGACCCCCGCATGCCGACCCTCTCGGGCTACCGGCGCCGCGGCTACACGGCGTCGGCGATTCGCGCCTTCTGCGACCGCATCGGCGTCGCCAAGAGCAACAGTGTGGTCGACGTCGCCCAGCTCGAGCACGCCATCCGCGACGACCTCAACCCCACGGCACCGCGAGTGATGGCGGTCCTCGATCCGCTCAAAGTGGTGATCACCAACTTCCCGGAAGGCGAGGTCGACGAGCTCGACGCCCCGTCCTTTCCCCACGATGTCGCCGCCGAAGGCAGCCGGCCGGTGCCCTTCTCGCGCCAGCTCTTCATCGAGCGGGCGGACTTCGCCGAGGATCCTCCCAAGGGGTTTCACCGCCTCGCCCCGGGACGGGAAGTGCGACTGCGCTACGCCTATCTGGTGCGCTGCGACGAAGTCATCAAAGATCCCGACAGCGGCGAGGTGATCGAGCTGCGCTGCTCCTACGATCCCGCCAGCCGCGGCGGCACGGCACCGGACGGTCGCAAGGTGCGGGGCACCATCCACTGGGTGTCGGCGCCCCACTCCCTTCCGGCCGAGATCCGGGTCTACGACCGCCTGTTCAAGGTCGAGCAGCCGGGCAGCGGCGGGGTCGACTTCAAGCAGCACCTCAACCCCGACTCCCTCGAGATCGTGAGCGCGGCTCGCATCGAGCCCAGCCTGGCCACCGCCGCGGCCGGCGATCGCTTTCAGTTCGAGCGCCACGGTTACTTCTATCTCGAGCCGGAGAGCAGCCGGCCCGGTGCCCCGGTGTTCAACCGCATCGTGCCGCTGCGCGACTCCTGGGCCAAGGCCAAGGGGCAGGCGCCGGCCAAGGCGAAGTCCCGTCCGAAGAAGCCGTTTCCGGCACCGGCCGCAGCGGCTAGCGAGAAGACCTGGACAGCAGCCGAGCAGGCGGCGATCACCGCCTACCGAGAGCAGCACGGCCTCGCCACCGCCAGCGCCGAGGTGCTGGTCGCGGAGCCGAGCGCGGCGCGCCTGTTCGCCGATGCCCTGGCGGTGGCGAACTTCCCTCAGCCGGTCGCCAACTGGGTGATCAACGAGGCTCTGGCAGCGGTCAAGGAGAGCGACTCCTCTCTCGATGGTCGCGACGTCGGTGAGATCGTGGCGATGCTGGAAAAGGGCACCATCACCGGCCGTGCCGCCAAGCAGGTCTTCGCGGCGGTAGTCGCCGGGAAGGGTCGGCCGGCGGAGATCGTGGCCCGCGAGGGACTGGCCCAGATCGACGATCGCGAGGCCCTCGCCGAGGTCGTCGCCGAGATCTTGGCAGGCCGCCCGGCGGAGGTCGAAGCCTTCCGCGGCGGCAAGCAGGCGCTGTTCGGTTTCTTCGTCGGCCAGGTGATGCAAGCGACCAAGGGCGCCGCCAATCCCGGCCTGGTCCGTGAGCTGCTCACCGAGTCCTTGAGCCGGCCATAG
- a CDS encoding DUF418 domain-containing protein — protein MSEATLPVGENPTVPEKLSPVSSPERIEVLDMLRGLAILGILMVNMALFFAPFATMFTNSHWWDGPSNVVARVIIQFFAQGKFYTLFSFLFGMGLAIQMERAEAKGRKIGGFFARRMFFLLLIALCHGYLLWFGDILFLYSMLGFLLIAFRNCKPKTLKIWAVVLLLIFPVLQLVGGIIQVAVAGIPEMAEQIAEQNAERQRSMDEAIASSQAAYSQGTVGEVFLARAKETSFQYLIALVAAPSVLAMFLLGLLFGKIGFFRRPEEFLPMVRRWIWPLLVVGVLTNGLFVFAGMQGSPMEPSWWNMASVVGLGLGSPVMCFFYIFAVVLAVQTPRGAKLLSPLIPVGRMALTNYLSHSLVFTTLSYSYGGALYGRVPTVVGLGLTFVMFGLQILFSHWWLGRFRFGPVEWLWRSMTYGKLQPMRR, from the coding sequence ATGTCTGAAGCGACACTACCGGTCGGCGAGAACCCGACCGTTCCGGAAAAGCTCAGCCCGGTCAGCAGCCCGGAGAGGATCGAGGTCCTCGACATGCTGCGCGGCCTGGCGATCCTCGGCATCTTGATGGTCAACATGGCGCTCTTCTTCGCGCCCTTCGCCACCATGTTCACCAACTCGCACTGGTGGGACGGCCCGTCCAACGTGGTGGCCCGGGTGATCATCCAGTTCTTCGCCCAGGGCAAGTTCTACACCCTGTTCTCTTTTCTCTTCGGCATGGGCCTGGCGATCCAGATGGAGCGGGCCGAGGCCAAGGGCCGCAAGATCGGTGGCTTCTTTGCCCGCCGCATGTTCTTCCTCCTGCTCATCGCCCTCTGCCACGGCTACCTGCTGTGGTTCGGGGACATCCTCTTCCTCTACTCGATGCTCGGCTTTCTGCTGATCGCATTCCGCAACTGCAAGCCGAAGACGCTCAAGATCTGGGCCGTCGTGCTGCTCTTGATCTTTCCGGTGCTGCAGCTCGTCGGCGGCATCATCCAGGTAGCCGTCGCCGGAATTCCGGAGATGGCAGAACAGATCGCCGAGCAGAACGCCGAGCGTCAGCGCTCGATGGACGAGGCCATCGCCAGCTCCCAGGCGGCCTACTCCCAAGGCACCGTCGGTGAGGTGTTCCTGGCCCGCGCCAAGGAGACTTCGTTCCAGTACCTCATCGCGCTGGTCGCCGCACCCAGCGTGCTCGCGATGTTCCTTCTCGGCTTACTGTTCGGAAAAATCGGCTTCTTTCGCCGACCGGAGGAGTTTCTGCCCATGGTCCGACGTTGGATCTGGCCCCTCCTGGTGGTCGGCGTCCTGACCAACGGGTTGTTCGTCTTCGCCGGCATGCAGGGCTCGCCGATGGAGCCGTCCTGGTGGAACATGGCCTCCGTCGTCGGCCTCGGCCTCGGTAGCCCGGTGATGTGCTTCTTCTACATCTTCGCGGTGGTCTTGGCGGTCCAGACGCCCCGTGGAGCGAAGCTCCTGTCGCCTCTGATACCGGTCGGTCGCATGGCCCTGACCAACTATCTCAGCCATTCGCTGGTCTTCACGACCCTCTCCTACAGCTACGGCGGCGCCCTCTACGGGCGCGTGCCGACGGTCGTCGGCCTGGGGTTGACCTTCGTCATGTTCGGCCTTCAGATCCTGTTCAGCCACTGGTGGCTCGGCCGCTTCCGTTTCGGACCCGTGGAGTGGCTGTGGCGCTCCATGACCTACGGCAAGCTGCAACCAATGCGGCGCTGA